The sequence below is a genomic window from Paenibacillus sp. DCT19.
TTATTACGATGGATTACGCATTTTCCAACAGGATTGCTGCATTGCAGCCATCCATCATTCGTGAAATTTTAAAAGCAACTTCAGGACAGAACGTTATTCCGTTCTCAGCAGGTAACCCTGCACCAGAAACGTTCCCTATTGAGGCGATTCGTACGTTCACACAAGCCATACTGGAACATGATCCAGTAACGGCTCTTCAATACGGAATTACAGAAGGATATGCCCCGCTACGAGAAGCTCTGACGACACATTTGAAAAAAGGGTTCGATACAGGCAAAGAATCAGATGAACTGTTTATCGTCTCTGGCGCTCAGCAGGGAATCGAACTTGCTTGTAAAGTATTCTGTAACGAAGGTGACACTATTATCTGTGAGAGTCCAAGCTTTATCGGATCATTGAACACTTTTCGTGCTGCGGGAGCCAAGCTAGTTGGTGTACCTATGGAAAATGATGGGATGGATATTGAGAAGCTTGAACATGCTCTGCAAACGGAGCAAAACGTGAAGCTGATTTACGTGATCCCAAGCTTCCAGAATCCGACGGGCATTACAACAAGTGAAGAGAAGCGTAAGGCAATCTATGAATTGGCCAAAAAATATGGTGTTATGATTCTTGAAGATAATCCATATGGTGAACTTCGATTCAAGGGACAAGATGTACCAACCATTAAATCGATGGATGATGAAGGTCTTGTCATATATGTAGGTTCCTTCTCCAAAATTCTATCTGCGGGTCTACGTGTGGGTTACGTTCTTGCACCGTATGAGGTTGTTCAGAAGATGGTTGTGGCTAAGCAAGGTGAGGATGTACATACGGCTATGCTTCCACAGATCTTGGCGTACAAGTTCATGGCAGAGTATGACTACGACAGTCATATTGATAGCATTCGAACAATTTATCACAGAAAATCAGCATTGATGATCGAACAGTTGAAGCAGCATATGGGTGAGAGAATTACCTTTACTCAACCAGAAGGTGGCCTGTTCCTGTGGTGTGATCTTCCGCATCAAGTTCCGATGCTCGAATATGCCAAAACTGCTGCTGCTCAGGGTGTTGCAGTCGTTCCTGGTACGGCGTTCCTCGTGGACGAGAACGAACCGTGCAATGCCATCAGGCTTAATTTCTCTACACCTTCGGATGAGCAAATTGTAAAAGGGATTCAAATTTTGGGTCAAGTATTAGACTCCTATAAGTAAAGACAGCATCGATATGAATATAACGCACTCTAATATCATGGAAGAGCAGTAAAACCGCCAAACTGGCGGTTTTTTGTATAACGATTTATTGTTCTCGTTAGCTAGTCAGCTACGTTTTTTTTGAATGATTAGGGGAACTTAGATCAAAAATGGCTTATCAAAAGATTCTATAGATGAAGTAATTGACGCTTAGAGTTGTTCGTGATAATTTAGATTAATCACAAATTAAACCATCAAAACCAATGAGATAAAGGGGGTTTAGACATGTCGTCGACAATCGTGCTT
It includes:
- a CDS encoding PLP-dependent aminotransferase family protein, which translates into the protein MDYAFSNRIAALQPSIIREILKATSGQNVIPFSAGNPAPETFPIEAIRTFTQAILEHDPVTALQYGITEGYAPLREALTTHLKKGFDTGKESDELFIVSGAQQGIELACKVFCNEGDTIICESPSFIGSLNTFRAAGAKLVGVPMENDGMDIEKLEHALQTEQNVKLIYVIPSFQNPTGITTSEEKRKAIYELAKKYGVMILEDNPYGELRFKGQDVPTIKSMDDEGLVIYVGSFSKILSAGLRVGYVLAPYEVVQKMVVAKQGEDVHTAMLPQILAYKFMAEYDYDSHIDSIRTIYHRKSALMIEQLKQHMGERITFTQPEGGLFLWCDLPHQVPMLEYAKTAAAQGVAVVPGTAFLVDENEPCNAIRLNFSTPSDEQIVKGIQILGQVLDSYK